In Devosia sp. 1566, a single genomic region encodes these proteins:
- a CDS encoding LacI family DNA-binding transcriptional regulator, which translates to MARVTLSTIAQHMGLSKFAVSRALSGKDGVSEATRQRVQQVADKLGYERGGSDSGVPALGIVFHDTDLVNSELHLLVQSGFHTEAQKYGYQVRMASTHLLDEVEEFSLQCQGVALVGPHSLESMTRIKELGIPMARNGWVDPLAPFDLVSGTDHEGGAAVANYLIELGHRNIAYVHGTPGYRGRTERFYGMREVLEAREDVEFREIKFHSEKRFTAHLKEAKADGFEPTAFFCAHDGMALTVVTELLTLGYRIPEDVSVVGFGDYSAATQITPHLTTVRVHGRQIGAGLVRVLDDRIKGRIAPDVAVRISFAAHLVVRESAGKARVRGAERLAVE; encoded by the coding sequence ATGGCACGCGTTACCTTGTCCACTATCGCCCAGCATATGGGGCTTTCCAAATTTGCGGTTTCGCGGGCGCTGTCCGGCAAGGACGGTGTCAGTGAGGCAACGCGCCAGCGGGTGCAGCAGGTGGCCGACAAGCTCGGCTATGAGCGCGGGGGCAGCGACAGCGGCGTGCCGGCACTGGGGATCGTGTTCCACGACACCGATCTCGTGAACTCGGAACTCCACCTGCTGGTGCAAAGTGGCTTTCACACCGAAGCACAGAAATACGGCTATCAGGTGCGCATGGCTTCCACTCATTTGCTGGATGAAGTGGAGGAGTTTTCCTTGCAATGTCAGGGTGTTGCTCTGGTTGGCCCACATTCGCTGGAAAGCATGACGCGCATCAAGGAACTCGGCATTCCCATGGCGCGCAATGGGTGGGTGGACCCTCTGGCACCATTTGATCTCGTGTCAGGCACCGATCATGAGGGCGGCGCCGCGGTGGCTAATTACCTGATTGAACTGGGTCACCGTAACATCGCCTATGTGCATGGTACGCCCGGCTATCGCGGTCGCACCGAGCGGTTCTATGGCATGCGCGAAGTGCTGGAAGCCCGCGAGGACGTGGAGTTTCGGGAGATCAAGTTCCACAGCGAGAAGCGCTTCACCGCGCATCTGAAGGAAGCGAAGGCAGATGGTTTCGAGCCGACGGCCTTCTTTTGCGCCCATGACGGGATGGCGCTGACGGTGGTGACCGAGCTGCTGACGCTGGGCTATCGGATCCCGGAAGATGTCTCGGTGGTGGGGTTTGGCGACTATTCAGCCGCTACCCAGATCACGCCGCACCTAACGACAGTTAGGGTGCATGGGCGCCAGATCGGGGCAGGGTTGGTGCGGGTGCTGGATGACCGGATCAAAGGGCGGATAGCGCCTGACGTGGCGGTTCGAATCTCGTTTGCAGCGCATCTGGTGGTGCGTGAATCGGCGGGGAAAGCCAGGGTTCGGGGGGCGGAAAGGCTGGCTGTGGAGTAG
- a CDS encoding ABC transporter permease, producing MLNYVIKRLIYMIPTLFGMSLIAFMIIQLPPGDYLTSMLATMAESGQNVDPAQLEAMRRAYGFDDPIWLQYWKWISGIIFRGDFGYSFEWNRPVADLIWERMGSTLAISIAALLFVWAVSLPIGIYSAMRRHSFGDYAFTFLGFIGLAVPNFIMALALMYFSYKVLGQSVGGLFSPEYVEAPWSWGKFVDLLAHLWIPIIVIGTSGTAALIRILRANLTDELNKPYVVTAKAKGLPEYKAVLKYPVRIALNPFVSAIGWVLPELVSGVTITAIVLNLPTAGPLLLRALISQDMYLAGSFILLMGVLTLFGMLISDILLALLDPRIRFN from the coding sequence ATGTTGAACTATGTGATCAAGCGGCTGATCTACATGATCCCGACATTGTTCGGCATGTCGCTCATCGCCTTCATGATTATCCAGCTACCGCCAGGGGATTATCTCACCTCCATGCTGGCGACCATGGCCGAGAGCGGCCAGAACGTCGATCCCGCGCAGCTCGAAGCCATGCGCCGCGCCTATGGTTTTGATGACCCGATCTGGCTGCAGTATTGGAAGTGGATCAGCGGCATCATCTTCCGCGGCGATTTTGGCTATTCCTTTGAATGGAACCGCCCAGTCGCCGACCTGATCTGGGAGCGGATGGGCTCGACGCTCGCCATCTCGATTGCCGCCCTGCTCTTTGTCTGGGCTGTGTCCCTGCCGATCGGCATTTATTCGGCCATGCGACGCCACTCGTTCGGCGATTACGCGTTCACGTTCCTCGGCTTTATCGGCCTCGCCGTGCCCAACTTCATCATGGCGCTGGCGCTGATGTATTTCAGCTACAAGGTTCTGGGCCAGAGCGTGGGCGGCCTGTTCTCGCCTGAATATGTCGAGGCGCCCTGGAGCTGGGGCAAGTTCGTCGATCTCCTGGCTCACCTCTGGATCCCGATCATCGTCATCGGCACCAGCGGCACGGCAGCACTGATCCGCATCCTGCGTGCCAATCTCACCGACGAGTTGAACAAGCCCTATGTGGTGACGGCTAAGGCCAAGGGCCTGCCCGAATACAAGGCCGTGTTGAAGTATCCGGTCCGGATCGCGCTGAACCCCTTCGTTTCGGCGATCGGCTGGGTCCTGCCCGAGCTTGTTTCTGGCGTCACCATCACCGCCATTGTCCTCAACCTGCCCACGGCCGGCCCGCTGCTGCTGCGGGCCCTGATCAGCCAGGACATGTATCTGGCCGGCAGCTTTATCCTGCTGATGGGCGTGCTGACGCTCTTTGGCATGCTGATCTCCGACATTCTGCTCGCCCTTCTTGACCCACGGATCAGGTTCAACTGA
- a CDS encoding ABC transporter permease: protein MLAHTFIEGTPETGPAVSSLQVGKPIETAVAGPWRLMWAKFSRNKVALVAGVIILMLYLIGIFAEFLAPTLPDAARPQFTNAPPQELRLFVTEQDGSQHFQLHVTGYTMSVDQASLRRSYVIDENAVVPIGLLVKGAPYKLWGLFPSDVHLLGPLKSTDTMYLLGTDKLGRDLLSRLIHGTRVSMSIGLIGVAISLCLGVTLGAISGFYGGVVDLVIQRIIEVISSMPTIPLWLGLAAAIPLSWSPLTVYFLITLIVSLFGWTGLAREVRGRFFALRGEDFVTAARLDGSSERRLIFRHIMPSLTSHILAVVTLALPTMIVAETALSFLGIGLKAPVVSWGVLLQDAQNVRTIAGAPWLLIWPAGAVVLTVLAYNFLGDGLRDAADPYES from the coding sequence ATGCTTGCGCACACTTTCATCGAGGGAACGCCCGAAACCGGCCCTGCCGTCTCTTCCCTGCAGGTCGGCAAGCCGATCGAAACTGCGGTCGCGGGTCCATGGCGGCTGATGTGGGCCAAGTTCTCGCGCAACAAGGTCGCGCTCGTCGCCGGCGTGATCATCCTCATGCTCTATCTCATCGGCATCTTTGCCGAGTTCCTGGCACCCACCCTGCCCGACGCGGCCCGCCCGCAATTCACCAATGCGCCGCCCCAGGAACTAAGGCTTTTCGTGACCGAGCAGGATGGTAGCCAACACTTCCAACTGCACGTCACTGGCTACACTATGAGTGTGGATCAGGCATCGCTGCGCCGTAGCTACGTGATCGATGAGAACGCCGTCGTGCCCATCGGTCTCTTGGTCAAGGGCGCGCCCTATAAGCTCTGGGGCCTGTTCCCTTCCGACGTACATCTGCTCGGGCCCCTCAAGTCGACCGATACCATGTATCTGCTGGGCACCGATAAGCTCGGCCGCGACCTGCTGAGCCGGTTGATCCACGGCACAAGGGTGTCCATGTCCATCGGCCTGATCGGCGTCGCCATTAGCCTCTGTCTCGGCGTGACGCTCGGTGCGATCTCTGGGTTCTACGGCGGCGTGGTTGATCTGGTGATCCAGCGCATCATCGAGGTGATTTCCTCAATGCCGACTATCCCGCTTTGGCTGGGCCTTGCCGCGGCCATTCCGCTGAGCTGGTCACCCCTGACGGTGTATTTCCTCATCACCCTTATCGTCTCGCTGTTCGGCTGGACCGGACTGGCGCGGGAAGTGCGGGGCCGCTTCTTTGCCCTGCGCGGCGAGGATTTCGTTACCGCCGCCCGTCTGGATGGCTCAAGCGAACGCCGGCTGATCTTCCGGCACATCATGCCCTCGCTGACGAGCCACATCCTCGCGGTCGTGACCCTCGCCCTGCCCACGATGATCGTTGCTGAAACGGCGCTGAGCTTTCTCGGCATTGGGCTCAAGGCACCGGTCGTGTCCTGGGGGGTGCTGCTGCAGGACGCGCAAAATGTGCGCACCATTGCGGGCGCGCCCTGGCTGCTGATCTGGCCGGCAGGCGCTGTGGTTCTGACCGTGCTGGCCTACAACTTCCTTGGCGATGGTCTGCGCGACGCGGCCGACCCCTATGAAAGCTGA
- a CDS encoding ABC transporter substrate-binding protein, whose translation MVSISRRAFIVASSALAGAAAMPGWAWAQTTGESAFLKARVDSGELPPVAERLPANPLVITPLERVGQQGGDWNHALVGGGSLSMLVRYQGYEPLVRYNQDWSGLVENVAESWSVNDAATEYTFTLRKGHKWSDGHPFTTADVQFWYDAYFMDPETSHGSNAWWMVDGEPAKLEVVDEQTFKVIFPGPNGFFVQQLAWANQDQLTRTPKHYLEKFHIRYNPEANTLAKEAGLESWIALFQREIGMLDDNTFYQNGNRPTLNAWVFDRAPGSSTEQAIATRNPYYYKVDTAGTQLPYFDRVVYQMVADPEVLLLKTLQGEVDIMDQYIATPANKPVLFDSQETGDYSFYTLKETAANVMAFQLNLNHNDPVKNALFNNKAFRQALSVAIDRQAMIDAVFVGQGSPAQPSMREGDPLYNEQLAKQFTEYDPAKANEMLDAIIPNKDGEGYRLDEQGRRVTIIFEIDQTRTTFLDMFELAIPMFQAVGIDAQMRTMDRSLWEERVRRGREYDATAHQFGANSGIAAMLDARFYVPINNNCFYAPGWALYYTQPDNEAAVEPPPEVKAQQELYRDLVATADPAGQNERMAQVLQNAADLFLTFGVSLPPDGYGIVKNNVVNLMKEMPNSFGWPTPGPARPEQFFKS comes from the coding sequence ATGGTATCCATCAGCCGCAGGGCTTTCATCGTCGCCAGCTCCGCACTTGCCGGCGCTGCTGCCATGCCGGGCTGGGCCTGGGCTCAGACCACCGGAGAATCAGCCTTCCTTAAGGCGCGTGTCGATAGCGGCGAACTGCCCCCCGTTGCCGAGCGCCTGCCCGCCAATCCGCTGGTCATCACCCCGCTCGAACGCGTCGGCCAGCAAGGCGGCGACTGGAACCACGCCCTGGTCGGCGGCGGCTCCCTTTCCATGCTGGTGCGCTACCAAGGGTACGAGCCACTGGTGCGTTACAATCAGGACTGGTCGGGACTCGTTGAAAACGTTGCTGAATCCTGGTCGGTGAACGACGCCGCGACCGAGTACACCTTCACCCTGCGCAAAGGTCACAAGTGGTCCGACGGCCATCCCTTCACCACCGCTGACGTCCAGTTCTGGTACGACGCCTACTTCATGGACCCCGAAACCTCCCATGGCAGCAATGCGTGGTGGATGGTCGATGGGGAACCTGCCAAGCTCGAAGTGGTCGACGAGCAGACCTTCAAAGTCATCTTCCCCGGCCCCAACGGCTTTTTCGTGCAGCAGCTCGCCTGGGCCAACCAGGACCAGCTGACCCGCACCCCCAAGCACTATCTCGAAAAATTCCACATCCGCTACAATCCTGAGGCGAACACCCTCGCCAAGGAAGCAGGTCTCGAGAGCTGGATTGCGCTGTTCCAGCGCGAAATCGGCATGTTGGACGACAACACCTTCTACCAGAACGGCAACCGGCCCACGCTCAATGCTTGGGTGTTCGACCGCGCCCCTGGCTCCAGCACCGAACAGGCCATCGCCACCCGTAATCCCTACTACTACAAGGTCGACACCGCGGGCACCCAGCTGCCCTATTTCGATCGCGTTGTTTACCAGATGGTCGCCGATCCCGAAGTGCTGCTGCTCAAGACGCTGCAGGGCGAGGTCGACATCATGGACCAGTATATCGCCACGCCAGCCAACAAACCGGTGCTGTTCGACAGCCAGGAAACGGGCGACTACAGCTTCTATACGCTCAAGGAAACGGCCGCTAACGTCATGGCCTTCCAGCTCAACCTTAACCACAACGATCCCGTCAAGAACGCCCTGTTCAACAACAAGGCGTTCCGGCAGGCGCTTTCGGTCGCTATCGACCGGCAGGCCATGATCGATGCGGTCTTTGTGGGTCAGGGTTCCCCTGCCCAGCCTTCTATGCGCGAGGGTGATCCGCTCTACAACGAGCAGTTGGCCAAGCAATTCACCGAATACGATCCAGCCAAGGCTAACGAGATGCTCGACGCCATCATCCCCAACAAGGATGGCGAGGGTTATCGGCTGGACGAGCAAGGCCGTCGCGTCACGATAATCTTCGAGATCGACCAGACCCGTACGACCTTCCTCGACATGTTCGAGCTGGCTATCCCGATGTTCCAGGCGGTCGGCATTGATGCGCAGATGCGCACCATGGACCGCTCGCTCTGGGAAGAACGCGTGCGGCGCGGTCGTGAATACGATGCCACCGCGCACCAGTTCGGAGCCAATTCCGGCATTGCCGCCATGCTCGACGCGCGCTTCTACGTGCCCATCAACAACAACTGCTTCTATGCCCCCGGCTGGGCGCTCTACTACACCCAACCCGACAATGAAGCGGCGGTTGAGCCTCCCCCGGAGGTTAAGGCGCAGCAGGAGCTCTACCGCGATCTCGTCGCCACTGCCGACCCGGCTGGCCAGAACGAGCGCATGGCGCAGGTCCTACAGAACGCGGCCGATCTGTTCCTCACCTTCGGCGTCAGCCTCCCCCCCGATGGCTATGGGATCGTCAAGAACAACGTGGTGAACCTGATGAAGGAGATGCCCAACTCCTTCGGCTGGCCCACCCCTGGCCCGGCCCGCCCCGAGCAGTTCTTCAAGAGCTAA
- the ligA gene encoding NAD-dependent DNA ligase LigA, whose amino-acid sequence MSDFSHKDERDLNEAEAQQELARLAMLIREADLAYHQQDAPVMTDAEYDALRQRNAAIEERFPQLVRADSPTETVGAAPAEAFAKVRHGVPMLSLGNAFADEEVAEFVQRGRKFFEKDLARDPAMQLEFTAEPKIDGLSASLRYEKGVFVRGATRGDGTVGEDITENLRTIADIPAKLEGEGWPDLIEIRGEVYMTHAEFKRLKDHSAKYGGQEFVNPRNTAAGSLRQKDPKITASRKLNFFAYAWGEASAPPAATQWDAMQKFREWGFVVNPLLIRTASVSELLEQYRKIEAQRASLGYDIDGVVYKLDRLDLRERWGFVSRAPRWAIAHKFPAEQATTVLLGIDIQVGRTGALTPVARLQPVTVGGVVVENATLHNEDYIAGKGSNGEPIRNGVDLRIGDTVVVQRAGDVIPQIVDVVMEQRPVDAQPFVYPHQCPACGSDAVREINEKTGKLDSVRRCTGELICPAQAVESLKHFVGRNAMDIDGLGDKQVAQFYAEGRIARAADIFTLRARDERSVKKLKEVEGFGAVSVRKLFDAIDARREPELDRFIFALGIRHVGETTAALLAKTFGTIEALRDSAVDSANHEGEISPVFPQINGIGETVRSSVLAFFGNERNIQALDDLLKEVKPKPYVVTIAADSVVAGKTVVFTGSLEKMTRSEAKAMAERLGAKVAASVSAQTDILVAGPGAGSKLKKAEELGVEVISEEEWFERVTP is encoded by the coding sequence ATGTCCGATTTCAGCCACAAAGATGAACGCGATCTGAACGAAGCGGAGGCGCAGCAGGAGCTGGCCCGGCTGGCCATGCTGATCCGCGAGGCTGATCTCGCCTATCATCAGCAGGATGCGCCGGTGATGACTGACGCGGAATACGATGCGTTGCGGCAGCGCAATGCGGCAATCGAGGAGCGCTTTCCGCAACTGGTGCGGGCAGACAGCCCGACCGAAACGGTGGGTGCGGCGCCAGCCGAAGCCTTCGCCAAGGTTCGGCATGGCGTGCCGATGCTCAGCCTGGGCAATGCGTTTGCCGATGAGGAGGTGGCCGAGTTCGTGCAGCGGGGGCGCAAGTTCTTCGAGAAGGACCTGGCGCGCGATCCGGCCATGCAGCTCGAGTTTACGGCTGAACCCAAGATCGACGGGCTTTCAGCATCATTGCGCTACGAGAAAGGCGTGTTTGTGCGTGGCGCCACGCGCGGCGATGGGACGGTGGGGGAGGACATCACCGAGAACCTCCGGACGATCGCCGATATTCCGGCAAAGCTTGAGGGGGAGGGTTGGCCCGATCTGATCGAGATCCGCGGCGAGGTTTATATGACCCATGCCGAGTTCAAGCGGCTCAAGGATCATTCGGCCAAGTATGGCGGGCAGGAGTTCGTCAATCCGCGCAACACTGCGGCCGGGTCGCTGCGCCAGAAGGATCCCAAAATCACCGCCAGCCGCAAGCTCAACTTTTTTGCCTATGCCTGGGGCGAGGCGAGTGCGCCACCGGCGGCGACGCAGTGGGACGCAATGCAGAAGTTCCGCGAGTGGGGCTTTGTGGTCAATCCGCTGCTGATCCGCACGGCTTCGGTCAGCGAGTTGCTGGAGCAGTACCGCAAGATCGAGGCACAGCGGGCGAGCCTCGGCTACGACATCGATGGCGTGGTCTACAAGCTCGACCGGCTGGACCTGCGCGAGCGCTGGGGGTTCGTGTCGCGCGCGCCGCGCTGGGCGATCGCGCATAAATTTCCGGCCGAGCAGGCGACCACCGTGCTGCTGGGGATCGACATCCAGGTGGGGCGCACCGGAGCGCTGACCCCGGTGGCGCGGCTGCAGCCGGTGACGGTGGGTGGCGTGGTGGTTGAGAACGCCACCTTGCACAATGAAGATTACATTGCGGGCAAGGGCAGCAATGGCGAGCCGATCCGCAATGGCGTCGATCTGCGCATTGGCGACACGGTGGTGGTGCAGCGCGCCGGGGACGTGATCCCGCAGATCGTCGATGTGGTGATGGAGCAGCGCCCCGTCGATGCGCAGCCCTTTGTGTATCCCCATCAATGCCCGGCCTGCGGGTCCGACGCGGTGCGCGAGATCAACGAAAAAACCGGCAAGCTCGATTCGGTGCGCCGCTGCACCGGCGAGTTGATCTGCCCGGCCCAAGCGGTGGAAAGCCTCAAGCACTTTGTGGGCCGCAACGCGATGGATATCGATGGGCTGGGCGACAAGCAGGTAGCGCAGTTCTATGCCGAAGGGCGGATCGCGCGGGCGGCCGACATCTTCACCCTGCGGGCGCGCGACGAGCGATCGGTCAAGAAATTGAAGGAGGTGGAGGGGTTCGGCGCCGTATCCGTCCGCAAGCTGTTTGACGCCATCGATGCCCGGCGCGAGCCGGAGCTCGATCGCTTCATCTTTGCGCTGGGGATTCGCCATGTCGGGGAAACCACGGCGGCGCTGCTGGCCAAAACCTTCGGGACAATCGAGGCGTTGCGCGACTCGGCGGTGGATTCGGCCAACCATGAAGGCGAGATCAGCCCGGTCTTTCCCCAGATCAACGGCATCGGGGAAACCGTGCGCTCGTCGGTGCTGGCGTTCTTCGGCAATGAGCGCAACATCCAGGCCCTCGATGACCTGCTCAAGGAGGTCAAGCCGAAACCCTATGTGGTGACCATTGCAGCCGATAGCGTGGTGGCGGGCAAGACCGTGGTGTTTACCGGATCGCTCGAAAAGATGACCCGGTCGGAAGCCAAGGCGATGGCCGAACGGCTGGGCGCGAAGGTTGCCGCCTCGGTTTCGGCGCAAACCGATATTCTGGTGGCGGGGCCCGGCGCCGGCTCCAAGCTCAAAAAGGCCGAGGAGCTTGGGGTCGAGGTGATCAGCGAAGAAGAGTGGTTCGAGCGGGTCACGCCGTGA
- a CDS encoding family 10 glycosylhydrolase, with protein sequence MLDSKSQTTDHLRTHDWYKSATRWTQLTLAEDDPIKYDPAFWVEVFKRTRSNATCLSAGGYIAYYPSKVPLHYVSKFIGDSDPFGELVAGARKLGMHVMARVDPHAIHQDAADAHPEWIAVDKDGNKRRHWAFPEVWVTCAYSDYNFKFMPEVLRELTANYDIDAIFANRWQGHGVCYCDACKSNFREATGHELPLDQKLENPAWLAWTAWRRGVLSRLVVEWDEVMKAIKPHTSFIPNMGSVSLTEFDLEIIEKYCPFLCVDDQGRRGTEPVWMSGRNGKRMRATFRDRPAILITSIGPEEEYRWKDSVTTGPEIQAWMDDGTAQGLLPWFTKFNGVVPDTRWVEPVVDSFNLHADLEPVLSQTTPTAEIAILDPATTLRHHGLDTRRAAEADDLGFYLALVEARIPFEMVSDQAMTPEALDKFKVLILANATCLSDEQIAALEAYVARGGSIVAAHESSTRTPDNKLRHAIGLGQLLGVTMTGSVRGPVKNTYVAINGEHPISGGFEGANRIIGGTRLLAVDAAPDTSQPFLYVPDFPDLPMEEVYPREEPKGAAVVTREHAGGGRTVYIPWNIGAILWEVLAADHSRLIGNAVRWALGKRPDVEIGGRAVLDLAVRENEAGMAVVLNNISNPMMMKGPIREVYPTGEITVSIAVPAGKTVGKVDLLVAGQRLETSLVDGRLNVVVPSIETLEVVHLTWS encoded by the coding sequence ATGCTCGACAGCAAGTCGCAGACCACCGATCACCTCCGCACTCATGACTGGTACAAGTCAGCGACCCGCTGGACGCAGCTCACCCTGGCCGAAGACGACCCCATTAAGTACGACCCGGCCTTCTGGGTGGAAGTGTTCAAGCGCACGCGCTCCAACGCCACCTGCCTGAGCGCGGGCGGCTATATCGCCTATTATCCCTCCAAGGTGCCGCTGCACTACGTGTCCAAGTTCATCGGCGACAGCGATCCGTTCGGTGAGCTGGTCGCCGGCGCCCGCAAGCTCGGGATGCACGTTATGGCGCGCGTCGATCCGCACGCCATCCACCAGGATGCCGCCGACGCCCATCCCGAATGGATCGCGGTGGACAAGGACGGCAACAAGCGTCGCCACTGGGCTTTCCCCGAAGTGTGGGTGACCTGCGCCTATTCAGACTACAACTTCAAGTTCATGCCCGAGGTGCTCCGCGAGCTGACGGCCAACTATGATATCGACGCCATCTTCGCCAATCGCTGGCAGGGCCATGGCGTCTGCTACTGCGATGCCTGCAAGAGCAATTTCCGCGAAGCAACCGGACATGAGCTGCCGCTCGACCAGAAGCTTGAGAACCCCGCCTGGCTGGCCTGGACCGCTTGGCGCCGGGGCGTGCTGAGCCGCCTGGTGGTGGAATGGGACGAGGTGATGAAGGCCATCAAGCCGCATACCAGCTTCATCCCCAATATGGGCTCGGTATCGCTGACCGAGTTCGACCTCGAGATCATCGAGAAATACTGCCCCTTCCTGTGCGTCGACGATCAGGGGCGCCGGGGGACCGAACCCGTGTGGATGAGCGGTCGCAATGGCAAGCGCATGCGCGCGACCTTCCGCGACCGGCCTGCAATCCTGATCACCTCCATCGGTCCCGAAGAGGAATATCGCTGGAAGGATTCGGTCACCACCGGCCCCGAGATCCAGGCCTGGATGGATGACGGCACTGCCCAGGGGCTCCTGCCCTGGTTCACAAAGTTCAATGGCGTGGTGCCCGACACCCGCTGGGTCGAGCCGGTGGTCGATAGCTTCAACCTGCATGCCGATCTCGAGCCGGTGCTATCGCAAACGACGCCAACCGCCGAGATCGCAATCCTCGACCCCGCCACGACCCTGCGCCACCACGGCCTCGACACCCGCAGGGCAGCCGAAGCCGACGATCTCGGCTTTTATCTGGCTCTGGTGGAAGCGCGCATTCCATTCGAGATGGTTTCAGACCAGGCGATGACCCCGGAGGCATTGGACAAGTTCAAAGTCCTGATCCTCGCCAATGCTACGTGCCTTTCCGACGAGCAGATCGCGGCGCTAGAGGCTTATGTCGCCCGTGGCGGCAGCATCGTCGCGGCGCACGAAAGCTCCACACGTACGCCGGACAACAAGCTCCGCCACGCCATTGGTCTGGGCCAGCTGCTGGGTGTGACCATGACCGGGTCCGTCCGTGGACCGGTCAAGAACACCTATGTCGCCATCAACGGGGAACACCCGATCTCCGGCGGCTTTGAGGGCGCCAACCGTATTATTGGCGGCACCAGGCTTCTAGCCGTAGATGCGGCGCCCGACACCAGCCAGCCCTTCCTTTACGTCCCCGACTTCCCTGACCTTCCCATGGAAGAGGTTTACCCGCGCGAAGAGCCCAAGGGCGCGGCGGTGGTGACCCGCGAGCATGCCGGCGGCGGTCGCACCGTCTACATCCCGTGGAATATCGGCGCCATTCTGTGGGAGGTTCTCGCGGCCGACCACTCCCGCCTTATCGGCAATGCCGTACGCTGGGCTCTGGGCAAACGCCCTGACGTCGAGATCGGCGGCCGCGCGGTGCTCGACCTCGCAGTGCGCGAGAACGAAGCCGGCATGGCTGTCGTGCTCAACAACATCTCCAACCCCATGATGATGAAGGGCCCGATCCGCGAAGTCTATCCAACCGGCGAGATCACGGTCTCCATCGCGGTGCCAGCTGGCAAGACTGTGGGCAAAGTCGACTTGCTGGTCGCCGGCCAGCGCTTGGAGACGAGCCTTGTGGACGGACGGCTTAATGTCGTTGTGCCCAGCATCGAGACACTCGAAGTTGTCCACCTGACCTGGAGCTAG